One Candidatus Dormiibacterota bacterium genomic window carries:
- the folE gene encoding GTP cyclohydrolase I FolE, whose product MEALIRHQLLLLGEDPSREGLRDTPERVKESLEFLTRGYRMTLEDVFGGATFTEAYKDMIVVKDIEMYSLCEHHLLPFFGRVHIGYIPKGRLVGLSKLPRLVELYGRRLQVQERMTRQIAECLQKYLEPVGVGVVVEADHLCMKMRGVEKQNSRVFTSCVLGIFQTDSKTRAEFMGLIKGVPNT is encoded by the coding sequence ATGGAGGCGCTCATCCGCCACCAGCTCCTCCTGCTCGGCGAGGACCCCTCCCGCGAGGGACTTCGCGATACGCCCGAGCGGGTGAAGGAAAGCCTCGAGTTCTTGACCCGCGGCTATCGCATGACCCTGGAGGACGTCTTCGGCGGCGCCACCTTCACCGAGGCCTACAAGGACATGATCGTCGTGAAGGACATCGAAATGTACTCGCTCTGCGAGCATCACCTGCTGCCCTTCTTCGGGCGGGTACACATCGGATACATCCCCAAGGGCCGCCTGGTCGGACTCAGCAAGCTGCCCCGGCTGGTCGAGCTGTACGGCCGGCGCCTGCAGGTCCAGGAGCGAATGACGCGTCAGATCGCGGAGTGCCTGCAGAAATACCTGGAGCCGGTCGGGGTGGGCGTGGTCGTCGAAGCCGATCACCTGTGCATGAAGATGCGCGGCGTCGAGAAGCAGAACAGCCGGGTCTTCACCAGCTGCGTGCTGGGCATCTTCCAGACGGACTCAAAGACGCGCGCCGAGTTCATGGGCCTGATCAAAGGCGTCCCCAATACTTAG
- a CDS encoding DUF72 domain-containing protein, translating to MAQFFVGTSGFSYSGWRGRFYPRRIKSADMLGYYAQQLGTVEVNTTFYRTQPADVIAAWVSSVAPPFRFAVKAHRRITHNRRMPNLEQAVALLAEEAGAFGDRLGPVLFQLPPTAPFDEGRIQRIFALLPPQWRVAFQFRHPSWHTEEVAALLEGLGASLVHGDGEEQPGPLGRGAFVYLRLRRETYSTQRITAWVGRIAGYLEGGRDVYAYFKHEALGPLYAQRLDAAVRTSFRSPGHAAV from the coding sequence GTGGCCCAGTTCTTCGTCGGCACGTCGGGGTTTTCCTACTCGGGATGGCGGGGACGGTTCTATCCCCGGCGCATCAAGTCGGCCGACATGCTCGGCTACTACGCCCAGCAGCTCGGGACGGTCGAGGTCAACACGACCTTCTACCGGACCCAGCCGGCGGACGTCATCGCCGCCTGGGTCTCGAGCGTTGCGCCGCCCTTCCGCTTCGCGGTCAAGGCACACCGCCGCATCACCCACAACCGGCGCATGCCGAACCTCGAGCAGGCGGTTGCGCTTCTGGCGGAGGAGGCAGGCGCCTTTGGCGATCGGTTGGGCCCGGTCCTCTTTCAGCTGCCGCCGACGGCGCCCTTCGATGAGGGCCGTATCCAGCGCATCTTCGCCCTCCTTCCACCTCAATGGCGGGTCGCCTTTCAGTTCCGCCACCCCTCCTGGCACACGGAGGAGGTCGCCGCCCTGCTCGAAGGGTTGGGGGCCTCGCTCGTCCACGGCGATGGCGAGGAGCAGCCGGGGCCGCTGGGCCGGGGCGCCTTCGTCTACCTTCGGTTGCGGCGGGAAACCTACTCGACGCAGCGGATCACGGCCTGGGTGGGCCGGATTGCCGGGTATCTGGAGGGCGGTCGCGACGTGTATGCCTACTTCAAGCACGAGGCGCTGGGTCCGCTGTACGCGCAGCGGCTGGACGCGGCCGTCCGAACATCTTTTCGATCTCCCGGCCACGCGGCGGTATAA
- a CDS encoding response regulator transcription factor, producing the protein MAEQPHVLVVDDDAKIAAALRRALIYEGYQVEVAPDGQIALNRARERMPDLAILDIMMPGIDGLEVTRRLRAEGDVPILLLTAKDGTADRVKGLDSGADDYLVKPFAYEELLARVRALLRRRAPRARRTLRYADVTMDMATREVRRADQLISTTAKEFDLLQHFMRNPGQVLRREQLLDAVWGFDFGASSNVVDVYVGYLRQKLEQGSRPRLLQTVRGVGYILKEE; encoded by the coding sequence ATGGCCGAGCAGCCGCATGTCCTGGTGGTCGATGATGACGCGAAGATTGCGGCGGCGTTGCGCCGAGCCCTGATTTACGAGGGCTACCAGGTGGAGGTTGCTCCGGATGGCCAGATCGCTCTCAACCGCGCCCGCGAACGCATGCCCGACCTCGCCATCTTGGACATCATGATGCCTGGCATCGACGGGCTCGAGGTCACGCGTCGCCTTCGGGCAGAGGGTGATGTCCCTATCCTCTTGCTGACCGCGAAGGACGGGACCGCCGACAGGGTCAAGGGACTCGACAGTGGGGCGGATGACTACCTCGTCAAGCCCTTCGCCTACGAGGAGTTGCTGGCGCGGGTTCGGGCGCTGCTCCGGCGCCGCGCGCCGCGCGCGCGGCGGACGTTGCGGTACGCCGATGTCACCATGGACATGGCGACCCGCGAGGTTCGCCGCGCGGACCAGCTCATCTCGACCACGGCCAAGGAATTCGACCTCCTGCAGCACTTCATGCGCAATCCCGGGCAGGTGCTGCGCCGGGAGCAGCTCCTCGATGCCGTCTGGGGCTTCGATTTTGGGGCGAGTAGTAACGTGGTCGACGTGTACGTCGGCTACCTCCGACAGAAGCTCGAGCAGGGGAGCCGGCCACGTCTGCTGCAGACCGTTCGTGGCGTTGGGTACATATTGAAGGAGGAATGA
- a CDS encoding (2Fe-2S)-binding protein, translating into MTIADRVAVRLRVNGEDVAVMVPPYKTLLEVLREDLGLTGTKHGCELGECSTCGVLVDGRPFLSCLAMPLDLEGREIITVEGMANGSEPHPLQVAFAELGAAQCGYCTPAMLLTARALLDRNPQPTRDAIKEALSGVLCRCTGYLKIFEAVELAASRQKRRG; encoded by the coding sequence GTGACGATCGCCGACCGGGTCGCCGTGCGCCTGCGCGTCAACGGCGAGGATGTGGCGGTCATGGTGCCGCCCTACAAGACACTGCTCGAAGTCCTGCGCGAAGACCTGGGACTGACCGGCACCAAGCACGGCTGCGAACTGGGCGAATGCTCCACCTGTGGCGTCCTCGTCGACGGCCGGCCGTTCCTCTCCTGCCTGGCGATGCCGCTCGACCTCGAGGGTCGCGAGATCATCACTGTGGAGGGCATGGCGAACGGGAGTGAGCCGCATCCGCTCCAGGTCGCCTTTGCCGAGCTGGGCGCCGCGCAGTGCGGGTACTGCACGCCGGCGATGCTGCTCACGGCCAGGGCCCTGCTCGATCGAAACCCGCAGCCGACACGCGACGCCATCAAGGAAGCCCTCTCCGGTGTGCTCTGCCGCTGCACCGGTTACCTGAAGATCTTCGAGGCCGTCGAACTGGCCGCATCGAGACAGAAGCGCCGTGGCTGA
- a CDS encoding Ku protein: MARSMWRGAISFGMVAIPVRMYLATEAHSAVSFRQLCPHCQLPIKQQRHCPTDDHVVAFNEVLKGYEVGKSQFVLIDEEDLDKLPLKTTRTIDIVEFVERNEVPLGLYIKSAYYLEPEDVGVKPFYLLKRALEDTNKVAVAKIALRDREHLSLIQVEGNTLLCNTLNWPDEIRSTEELNLPQNVKISDKEVKMATSLIDNLTDTFQPERYTDDYKAAFQQIVDQKMKGLKVTAPVAAQEPRVMDLMAALKASVEATKQGKKKAAEKPAASRAAKVKVAAKTSAARPAAKRRTA, translated from the coding sequence ATGGCCCGGTCCATGTGGCGGGGCGCGATCAGCTTCGGGATGGTGGCGATCCCGGTCCGCATGTACCTCGCCACCGAGGCGCACAGCGCCGTCTCGTTCCGACAGTTGTGCCCGCACTGCCAGCTCCCCATCAAGCAGCAACGGCATTGTCCGACCGATGACCACGTGGTCGCCTTCAACGAGGTGCTCAAGGGTTACGAGGTCGGAAAGAGCCAGTTTGTCCTGATCGACGAGGAAGATCTCGACAAGCTGCCGCTCAAAACCACCAGGACGATCGACATCGTCGAGTTCGTCGAGCGCAACGAGGTGCCGCTCGGGCTGTATATCAAATCCGCGTACTACCTCGAGCCCGAGGACGTCGGGGTCAAGCCCTTCTACCTCCTCAAGCGCGCCCTCGAGGATACGAACAAGGTCGCCGTCGCGAAAATCGCGCTTCGCGACCGCGAGCATCTGTCGTTGATCCAGGTCGAGGGCAACACGCTGCTCTGCAACACGCTGAACTGGCCCGACGAGATTCGATCAACGGAAGAGCTGAACCTCCCGCAGAACGTCAAGATCAGCGACAAGGAGGTCAAGATGGCGACCTCCCTGATCGACAACCTGACGGACACATTCCAGCCGGAGCGCTACACCGATGACTACAAGGCCGCCTTCCAGCAGATCGTCGATCAAAAGATGAAGGGTCTCAAAGTGACGGCCCCGGTCGCCGCGCAGGAGCCGCGCGTGATGGACCTGATGGCCGCGCTGAAGGCCTCGGTGGAGGCGACCAAGCAGGGGAAGAAGAAGGCGGCGGAGAAGCCCGCCGCGAGTCGCGCGGCCAAGGTCAAGGTGGCCGCAAAAACGTCGGCGGCCCGCCCGGCTGCCAAACGTCGCACGGCCTGA
- a CDS encoding Nramp family divalent metal transporter gives MSPEPIPDPIVSIVNPGAQPAEDVAEGAKRSDLAASGGPSVGRTTLDEAKRKGPVGFLQLLGPGLITGASDDDPSGIGTYSQVGSQFGYGLLWTALFTFPLMSAIQELCARIALQTGVGLGASLRRKFPRWLVGIAILGLLAANTFNVGADLGAVAAGGSLLSRGALQALWLVVPVALLIIALQVFATYATIFKIFKWLTLALFAYVITAFFAHPPLLEVFKATVIPHVELSKDFVMALVAVLGTTISPYLFFWQASSEVDELAAAGATDPHRGRRGLKRAELHAARADVLIGMAFSNLVMYFIILTSAAVLHAHGKTDVQTADQAAAALAPLAGPFAFIVFSVGLIGAGLLAIPILTGSATYAIKEFLRLPGSLASKPQHRPTFYLILTLATVGGVLMNFAHLDPIRALFISAVINGVVAPPLLLLIVLLGADAAVMKRHVSGKLSLALTGIAAVFMAVAAITMFVTMFAGH, from the coding sequence GTGTCGCCGGAACCGATCCCAGACCCGATCGTCTCGATCGTCAACCCGGGGGCCCAGCCGGCCGAAGATGTCGCCGAGGGCGCAAAGCGCTCGGATCTTGCCGCCAGTGGCGGTCCGAGTGTCGGCCGGACGACCCTCGACGAGGCGAAGCGAAAAGGGCCCGTCGGCTTCTTGCAGCTGCTCGGACCGGGCTTGATCACCGGTGCGAGCGACGACGACCCCAGTGGCATCGGGACCTACTCCCAGGTCGGGAGCCAGTTCGGCTACGGTCTCCTGTGGACGGCACTCTTCACCTTCCCGCTGATGAGCGCGATTCAGGAGCTGTGCGCGCGGATCGCGCTGCAAACCGGAGTCGGGTTGGGCGCCAGCCTCCGTCGCAAATTCCCACGCTGGCTGGTCGGCATCGCGATCCTTGGGCTGCTCGCCGCCAACACCTTCAACGTCGGCGCCGACCTCGGGGCGGTGGCGGCCGGCGGGTCGCTGCTCTCCCGCGGCGCCCTGCAGGCGCTCTGGCTGGTCGTTCCAGTGGCACTGCTGATCATCGCCCTGCAGGTCTTCGCCACCTACGCCACGATTTTCAAGATCTTCAAGTGGTTGACGCTCGCACTATTCGCCTACGTGATCACCGCGTTCTTCGCCCATCCCCCCCTGCTCGAGGTGTTCAAGGCGACCGTCATTCCGCACGTCGAGCTCTCGAAGGATTTCGTCATGGCCCTGGTTGCCGTGCTCGGCACGACCATCTCGCCATACCTGTTCTTCTGGCAGGCATCCTCGGAGGTCGACGAGCTGGCGGCCGCCGGAGCCACCGACCCGCATCGCGGCCGGCGCGGGCTGAAGCGCGCCGAGCTCCACGCCGCCAGAGCCGACGTCCTGATTGGCATGGCCTTTTCCAACCTGGTGATGTACTTCATCATTCTCACCTCGGCCGCCGTGCTGCACGCGCACGGCAAGACGGACGTCCAGACGGCTGACCAGGCGGCCGCGGCGCTGGCGCCGCTTGCGGGACCGTTTGCCTTCATCGTCTTCTCGGTTGGGCTCATCGGCGCCGGCCTGCTCGCCATTCCGATTCTGACCGGCTCCGCCACCTACGCGATCAAGGAGTTCCTCCGGCTACCCGGAAGCCTGGCCAGCAAGCCGCAGCATCGACCGACCTTCTACCTCATACTGACGCTCGCCACCGTCGGCGGAGTGCTGATGAACTTCGCGCACCTCGACCCGATCCGCGCCCTCTTCATCTCGGCCGTCATCAATGGCGTCGTCGCTCCTCCGCTCCTGCTTCTGATCGTGCTGCTGGGGGCGGACGCCGCCGTGATGAAGCGCCATGTGAGCGGCAAGCTCAGCCTGGCGCTGACTGGGATTGCCGCCGTCTTTATGGCAGTGGCGGCGATCACCATGTTTGTGACGATGTTCGCCGGCCACTGA